The candidate division KSB1 bacterium DNA window TGCCGGCCGCGGTGATGGCCTGGCGGTAGTAGGGATCGACCACGTCGCCGGCGGCAAACACGCCCGCGACGCTCGTCATCGTGCGGGATTTGAGTTTGATGTAGCCGACCTCGTCGATCTCCACCTGGCCCTGCAGAAATTCGGTGTTGGGCTTGTGGCCGATCGCGACGAACACACCGGCAATCGGCATCGCGGTGGTCTTGCCGGTTTTGACGTTCTGCAGCGTCACGCCGGTCACGGTATTCTGCGCCACCTCGTGAATCTCGGTGATCACGCTGTCCCAGATGATGCTGATTTTGGGATTCTTGAAGGTCCGTTCCTGCATGATCTTGGAGGCGCGCAGCTTGTCGCGGCGATGCACCAGATAGACCTTGCTGGCGAATTTGGTGATGAAATTGGCATCCTCCATCGCGGTGTCGCCGCCGCCCACCACAATCACCTCCTGATTGCGGAAGAAGGCACCGTCACAGGTGGCGCAGGTGGAAACGCCGTGGCCCAGCAGTTTGCGCTCCGCGGGCAGCCCCAGCAACTTCGCCGAAGCACCGGAGGAAATGATCACGGTTTGGGCGCGATAGGCTTTTTCGCCGACATAAATCTCGAACGGGTGGGTTTTGAAATTCACGCGATCGACCGTGTCATGAACCAGCCGGGCGCCAAAGCGCTCGGCCTGCTTGCGCATATTCTCCATCAACTCCGGCCCCAGGACACCCTCGGGAAAGCCGGGGAAGTTTTCGACCAGCGTGGTGAGGGTGAGCTGGCCACCGGGTTCCGGCCCGGCAAACACCAGCGGCGCGAGATTCGCGCGCGCGGTGTACAGCGCGGCGGTGTAACCCGAGGGGCCGGTGCCGATGATGATCACATTGTGGATCTCGGAAGATGACATTTTGGATCCTTGCAAATTGATGGTTATGAGAATGCTTTGGAGCTCTTGTCGAAGGGCTGCTGAATTTCCGCAACGATTTCTGTGACGGCGCCCGGGTCGGTTTTGCTCATTAATAGTATCATCTTGGCAAAACCATCACAATCGCGAAGATTTTTTGAAGCGCCGAGCGCGCCAATCACGCAAAGAGAACGGCATGGCTGGCTTCACGCTTTGGGGTCAGTCTGCCCACCGTGTTCTGCCCAAAGACTGCGCGAGCGCGGTTTGCGAGGGGATGGCGAAGTATCGCCACCGATTCTGCATGACGAGCAGCAGATTGCTGCCGGCTACCGCACTGACAGTCGCCTCGCAAGTTGTATCAAAAACTGCCACCAATTCACGAGGCCCAGCTACCGACCTGCTTGAAATGAGGCAACTGCCGCCCTGGGTTCTC harbors:
- the trxB gene encoding thioredoxin-disulfide reductase — translated: MSSSEIHNVIIIGTGPSGYTAALYTARANLAPLVFAGPEPGGQLTLTTLVENFPGFPEGVLGPELMENMRKQAERFGARLVHDTVDRVNFKTHPFEIYVGEKAYRAQTVIISSGASAKLLGLPAERKLLGHGVSTCATCDGAFFRNQEVIVVGGGDTAMEDANFITKFASKVYLVHRRDKLRASKIMQERTFKNPKISIIWDSVITEIHEVAQNTVTGVTLQNVKTGKTTAMPIAGVFVAIGHKPNTEFLQGQVEIDEVGYIKLKSRTMTSVAGVFAAGDVVDPYYRQAITAAGMGCQAAMDVEKYLEAHGH